The DNA segment GAAATTTAGAGGTTGCTCTAAGATTGTTCAATTGCATATACAGTGGCTCTCAATTTAGCAATCAAACAAATTATTTCGTTTAGTGCCTCAATGTTGATAAGAAATTAGGCCTGCTTATGTTTTGTGCTGAACTTTTTCATCTTATATTGATGTTAAATCTATCTGTTATGTGCCATTCGTCTCATAGATTCTATTAACTTCAGTCTTGTTAAAACTTTTTTTTAGAATCACTCACTTTGCTAATGGCAGATTAAATTTTTTCCAGAATCAGATCTATTGCCCAATTTTACTTCTTCTTTAATTGCCTCATATATTAGCATTTTCTTCCACATGTTAAGCTAGCTCTATAAATACCTGTGATCTCAACACGTATGTTTACATATAAATACATATAACACACTTGAAAATTTGTGGATTTGGATTGATTCATTAGGATAACTGATCCAGAACTTTATGAAGAACAGAGCTAGTCAGTTGAAAATATTTGGGGTAAATCAAAAATGAGTCTCATCGCGAGGGTTCAAATGGTAATCCGTTGTATGTGTACGTTAACTTTTCTGAATCTGGATTTAAAGGAATGCTATAATTATTTCTTCTATATGGATTAAATATGCAGTTTCGAAGTTGAAATTAAGCCTTAGACTGTGGCtatgaataattattttttcattacTGAACTTTTTATCTCTACTACTGTTTTATTGTATTCTGTGTTGAATGCTAGTCTGAAACTTCAGACTTGCAGTTTCAGGTTCAAACTATTAGACAAAGTTATCTCTCAAAACGTTCGTCAAGCCTGAGAGGTGATTAATTGTAAAAGAAGGTTTCTTGAAATGATGCGGGGGTGGAGCTTTTGGATGATGAGGAGCACATTTTCAGTATGCGGATTATGTATTTGTTTCCATTTTACTTTTCTTCTTTGATGTTTGATTTATTGTGACATTCATAACCATGACTTTGAAATGTTATTCTTGTTTGCTGCTATTGTTCAGCACATTTCCAGTCCTCCAAATGGATTTAGCATTCTGAGAGTTGGTATGATCGCCGACTCCGGTTTGAGGCAGAAAGCATAGCGCAAATGGCCTAGATGAACCTGAAGAATtctattatttgttatatttgaatgatttttgttatatttgaatgatttataatattgaaatattgtatattatatttaattttcaaaaaatttgaatattgagtgataatattgaaaatttgtgaattatatttttttttgttttttatttgagaaaagacaacgctttttaaacgttgtcgtaggtggaaaaagcgttgtcgttactaaaaaagaaaacgcttaaaaagcttttgaactacgacaacgcttttttgtgacaaagacaacgcggaaaaagcgttgtcgtttttagatacgacaacgcttttttaaagcgttgtcgtatctaaaaacgacaacgctttttccgcgttgtctttgagcgtggtcttttacaacactggctacgacaacgcttttttggggacattaacaacgcggaaaaagcgttgtctttggccgtttttcttgtagtgattctTCTCCATATTTAACTCTTGGAATTTGTAGGAGTAAAATTTCAATCCTCATTCCaatgcctcccctcaccttactactccattcttttctctttttttcgATTCAGCTCGAAAGGAAGGTTGATAGGCTAGCTACTTCCTAAGATTATCACTAGGCTCACACGACTTTCACTATGTCATACAAAATTCACAAGTCATGActcatgcgtgcttaaaaatattcagcAATCATATAAAAGTCTAATTTGCATTGGAGATCAAAGTGTTCCAAAGTtagcaaatcatctattttcaaaagcatgTATGTCATCAATAAGATATCATCATTGGCTAGTGAATTTCAATAGTCATATTCATCACTAATTATGagctctaaatttttttttccaaaaactaACTAAATTCTCTACTTTACTGGCTAAGTCCTCTAATTGACTGGCTAAGTCccctcccccatacttaaaatcttacattgtccccaatgtaaatcaaaatgcaaaacaaaaataaatactaagaatgaaaatgaaaaactccccttgggttgcctcccaagcactCTATTTACTGTCTTCGGCTTGACTGTATGCTTCAGTTGCTCATGGTAGTTCATATCTGATTCCCTTGTCCACCTTCACCAACTTGAGAATTTTCACATTCAATTTCGGTTGATGCTTTCTCTTCTTTGATTTCTTGGGAATTCCAATCTCTTTATGATTTTTCCCTTTTCCCATGGGTATTTCTTTTGCTCGATCTGGAGGAAGTTTTGACTCAGTTTTAGATGCCTGCAAATCAGAAAGAAAAATTTTAGCATTAGAATTCTCAGCAGGTCTTGCAATAACCTCTTTCAACTtatcatcatttaaaaaaaattgtgttctTTTGACAAGTGATCATTGATATCAAGAgtattaacaacactttcacaacTAGGAATTTTCAGGGCATCAAAGATATTAAAATTAACTATCTCCCCATAAAATTCCATAGTGAGGGTACCATTATTAAAATCTATGACAGACTTTGATATTTTTAGAAATGGTCTTCCTAGAAAAATtggactattcaaatcattaGTTTTCATGTCAAGCACATAAAAGTCAGCAGGAAAAACCGAATTACCAACTTTCACAAGAACATCCTCAATCACACCCCTAGGATAAATAGTAGACCTATCAGCCATCTGAATTACAATTGTAGTTTCATTCAAGGGCTCAAGTTTTAAGAAAGCATAAGTAGAATATGACATGACATTAATCGATTCTCCTAAATCTAACATGGCCGTATCAAGCTGAACATCTCCTATCTTACAAGGAatcgaaaacatacctggatgcTTGCATTTTGCGGATATCTTCCTCTGAATCACAACAAAGACATATTCTCCAGATTCTATTTTCTGGAATCCCttcaatttttgttttcttttcgcagtacataattcttttaaaaatttatcataGTGAGGTACTTGATTGATAGTGTCTAACAAAGGGATATTTActtcacatctacgaaaagtgtCATACAATTCTTTGATCCCTTCATATTTTCTAGATTCCTtcaatgctaagggaaaaggggatACATGTTTATACTCAGAAAGGGGAGGGAACTTACCTTTTGGTGCATCTTCTTGAATAGGCTCATTTTCCTCTACTTTGGATTTATCCTCATCTTCGTTCTTTATTGGTGCTTGCACCACTTCTTCACGAACCTTCAActcctttccactcctcaaaGGGATTGCACTTACATTCTCTTTTGGATTTAGCACTGTCTGAGATGGTTAACTGTTAGAATGTTGTGTTTCTAAATTGTTGATTGTTGTTTCCAACTTCCTCAACTGagtattcaagttttggatacttgctcttgttTCATGCTGAAAATTCAAAGTGTTAGtggcaagatccttaacaatattttctaaaaactcacCAGGGGTTGGAATTTGAGGACGCTGCGGTTGTGGAGGGTATGGCGGCCTATATGCTTGATTATTCGACAGCACTTGTGGTGGGGGATCGTTCACCGCAGTATttgtgtagcgacccaacccggatccactacctaatcagagtttgtagcataattaagcatgcattaaataaatcaccgcggaagacttaaataaaatcagaccgacagaatacaaccggttaaacaaaatCAATACACAAACCAATCGAATTAAATAATCCTATGGGGaattaaaacctacagctaatcctgttgtcttcactggtcactggctcctccaagctccgggtgctcaaccctgcacctacacctgacccgtcgaatggggtgtccagatacacaaaaaatactggacgtgagctctaagctcaatacaaaagcacgggtaaaacataaaaatatgatgcatgcaaatgacagggtatccataccTGGGATAattgtatacaactgctcagtaatggagtctaggacatgagtggtacaacccgggaatcaaaccctgcgtacactgctcattcctaccggacgtagaccgtgtcctacagatgccagtgccggctaacccgtcggtcgcAGGGCACTTGACATCGACTGttcgaacagggctgagcggccctacataactcatctcaaaagatgtacaagcACAATATGATATTCACATGCTGCAGAATAATATGGCACACaattcaacatataagcatgcaaatcCACTgtctatctcagtcagtacttatgtaccttattacaggcagtcctagcagtcccactctaggttccaagtctatcatcaactctacaaagaaaatattgataagtgaaatttatgcacttgatttatatatgatttgtcttgaattttgtgatgtattgagtgaatattatttatgttagttgttgtttttgtgagttgcaagaattggcgcaaaagtagcaagaagaagtggaaggatgcattatgaagtatcaacttcagaaaattattgGGAATTATTGAAtcatcaaaatccaatctccaccgttcatattatgttttaggatgttttgaagtttttatcaaaattttagctcaatccaacggttattttgggagatatgattttttgaatattGTCGCGCGTTGCAGAATTGGAGATGCGAGagtcaggcgcgcccgcgcctcttgAACGTGAAAATGGAAGCCAAAGACGTAGCTCAGGCGCGCTCTCTCAGTTTTTAGGTGCGCCCCCACAGTTCGAAAGtcagattttgtaatttttcgaGAAGGAAATTTTAAGACTTTTTCGGGCTTTATTCGgcgggcttcgaggacatataaaagggacttcAAGGACACAATAAAAAGGGGAGAGCCGCCAAAATACATCAAATAATTCTGAGAGTTTAAACttgagatttgagagaaaagatTGGAGGAGAAATCTGCACTACATCAAAGGAAGAACATGGAGATCGatcaaccggacacggaagagcgactacggatttgttcttatatttttatctttcttaattgttgaattgatgtctagatttatgaatattttgtgttatttgaattcagttatgaactaatttttatagtctagaggtcggatggaacctggtgtagacactttcatgaattttttattttagtgaattgagtttcttcaagattaattgtttttttctagaattgattgtctttttaattatctgatcactaattgatttgttatatttatttgaaatctggcactcgggagaggagattttgaataggaccattagaaaatacactgttaattatttatatagctcgggagagtgtataattttaacagagcttttaaaaaagaacattttttgtgatagatcactgcaagtagattcttaatagggatattgaaatttaattgtagttgataaacattatttgttgctcgggagagggaaataataaacttaattgttcttgactattaattgactggaattcatgaagattaattaattaggattgattgttgttgaaatcaggtaaaatctaaacctctagaccatttttctcttaTTGAttatatctgaaagttgtgtgcgtgctattaaaactcattgattattttatttttctgcaaaattctcaaatattgattttctagataaattttggactattttaattacaagcactgaatattttcattttactccgtgtgagatcgatacttgattttatcactatattgaaacctgacactcgtacgcttgcgagtatttttcacaacaagtttttggcaccgttgccggggagtaaattttgattattttttagtcttgttaccaattagtctagattttaatttagagttttattttattttattttaagttactaattgatttcttcttatttttaattgcagtctatgcgacgatctcaaagtgcgaattcatTACTTTTTGATCCGAAGATTGAttgcactgcacgtgctttaagaagaattagaagagaagaagtcaatagaatggctgaagagaatgtaaatcaagctcccctggtgccaattagagatcacttccggcCGACGATACatgctcactattctggaatcgctcgagggaccattaacgccaacaattttgaactgaagccggctttgatcaacatggttcaacagaaccagtttaatgggagcgtcactgctgatcctcacctacacctacacactttcttggaaataaccgatacggtaaaaattaatggtgtgtctgaggatattatacgtttacgcttgtttcctttttctctcagggatcaagcaaggagttggttgcagtcactgcTGCTAGGGAGCATtgctacttgggaggggatggcagaaaaatttcttgctaaatattttccacctgctaaatccacccaactgaagatagaaATCAGCACCttcaggcagatggacactgaacaactATACGAGGCGTgtgaaaggtacaaagaattacttcGACGTtttcctaaccacaattttgcagattgggaacagatcgagtggttttacaacggactgaatgcgcctacgaggatgaatgtcgattctgcggttggaggtactatatttgcaaaggaccatgtacaggcctatgatatgttggaacagatgacgatcaaCAATTTTCAATggtcatctgagcgtatgggagtcaagaagccagttggagtgtatgcagtggatcctctcacatctattactgcccaattatctgcactgactacgcAGGTAGTTGagttgaataaagtgagtgttaCAGAACCAGCAGGTGTGCTGGGTGCTATGGAAGAATCTCACCATTCTGAACAGGTGCAGTACATAAATCAAAGAGGTTGTGGGGGCTACAGAGGTAATCTTAttcccaatacttatcaccctagtttgaggaatcatgaaaatttttcttatgctaacaataacaatgtgttgaatcctcaggggttcattacaaataagggtgagggtaagtCATCTTTGTAGGATgttgttagtacttttgtgtaggaatcaggtaagaggatggagagaactgagtctcgccttgatagcttggagacgcacatggccaacatgggtgctgtacttcaatcaatggagactagcattgggcagttggcaaacgcactgaaagataataatCGCGGTCAATTCCCAAGCAATATtgaggtgaatcccatagaACAGTGTAAGGTCATAtagttgaggagtggaaaagaagtttgAGTCCAGGAACATGCAGCTGATGTAGAGAAAGAGAAGGAAGTTGAAGAGAAGAAGCCTGGACTTGAAgaaaaaccgatgtacaaggcTCCACTCCCCTATCCgtagaggttcaagaagaaaacattagatgagcagttctccaaatttttggtgattttcaagaaaattcacattaacattccctttgctgatactttggagcaaatgccgaattatgcaaaattcatcaaggaggtgatgtccaagaaaaggaagctgctagagaacgaggtggtcaatctaacagaagagtgcagtgcggtgctaaaaaataagatgccacaaaagcttaaggatcaagggagttttactatttcttgttctattggtggttctcattttactactgcactatgcgatctaggagctagcattaatttaatgcctttgtctgttttcaggagcttaggactttgtgaggtgaagcccacaatgatcgcattacagctagctgatagatctatcacatatcctcTTGAAGTCATTGatgatgttttggtaaaaatagataactTTATTTTTCCggtggattttgttgtgctagatatggaggaggattcaaatatgccactgatattggggagacctttcttggctactgctgaagcCAAGATTGATGTTAAGAAAGGTGCGTTGACGATGGGTGTAGAAGGTGAGAAAGTTACTTTTAATGTGTTCAAGGAGGCTGAAAAACCATCCACGGAGAAGGTGTTCATGGTTGAACAATCAAAGAAGATGGAATGTTGCTGCGAAGTTGTTAGTGCTGTAAAATTGCCAAACTTCGGAAGGAGAATGGAAAAACCTCCAACAAATCGAGGGAACCAGGCTGAAAGCGGAATcgagtcgggctatggactataaactaagcgcttcttgggaggcaacccaagttatttttatttatttgctttattttttatttgtttaattttacttttttttttcatgtagaaactagacatcaataataattttgagttgtgtaggtGAAAAGTTGAAGCGGTGAAAGTTTAGATGTCACCCCTGCATGAAGAtctttgagtgattaagatgaTTCCGAGTACTGACGCTCGGTTCCCAaggtatgtgttcttggttttattttaattttttgtacattgaggacaatgcacaatttaagtttggggggtgttttaaaaaattctgaaaattttgaaatttttttatgagttagtttgagttgaatACATGATGGGTACTTGttttggcctatgatgaaaataatttttggtgttAAAAATGTCAATGTTAGgtatatttaatcttgatttCTCACCCATATGCACTATTCCTTGATTTTCTAGACCCTAGTGATTAGAGAAACTTTGTGATATTGTGAgtgaattggatgatttgattcttaactttggtgatttatacttgaaaccgaggtagacttctaaaatcttagaaatgatttaggcaaaatttttattgaatgatGAAAAGTTGCCAAAACAACATAGAAATTTTTTGTTAAAacaaactccatccgggcctggaaagggattaaaattctaatcaccaatccatggctaagtttgcggacaaaatggggttgattctccatccgggctatagacgaggggattgaaatccgaatcctataTTTAGTTATAGCTATGTTTGCGTgtaatttatggggctaaaATAAAATTGGGTACAAAATCCggtgattttatgaaaaaaaaagttttatgtcatgaaaagtccttttgatcttagcgaatagaagttgaacttggtggagagtattttgaaactagagagcagaattgatgattctatgaaacaaacttgttgcattagtttatcgaaagcgaggaggatagacaagattggaaaatcacacacacacgagaactcttgagaaaattagcttacatgtgtatttaatcttggaatgtaaaaattcggaggccgactatattactcattattgttttgctcgggactagaaaaagtctaagtttcggggaatttgataagtgcaatttatgcacttgatTTATACATGATTTGTCTTGACTTTTTTGATGTATTGAGTGGATATTATGCatgttagttgttgtttttgtgagttgcacgAATTGGCGCGAAattagcaagaagaagcggaaggatgcattatggagtatcaacttcagaaaattacggGGAATTATTGAAgcatcaaaatccaatcttcaccgttcatatTAAActttaagatgttttgaagttgctgtcaaaatttcagctcaatccgacggttagtttgggagatatgatttttttaaaattatcgcACGTTGCAAAATTAGAGATGCGAGAGtcaggcgcgcccgtgcctccTGGACGTGAAAATGGAAGCCAAAGACGTAGCTCAGGCGCACCCTCTCAGTTTTTAGGTGCGCCCGCGCCGTACAAAAGtcagattttgtaattttttggaAAGGAAATTTTGAGACTTTTTCGGGCTTTATTCGgcgggcttcgaggacatataaaagggacttcAAAGACAAAATCAAAaagggagagccgccacaatacATCAAAGAATTCTGAGATTTTAAACttgagatttgagagaaaagatTGGAGGAGAAATTTGCACTACATCAAAGGAAGAACACGGAGATCGATTAACCGGACTCGAAAGAGCGACTACGGATTTGTTCTTCTATTTTTATCTTTCTTAATTGttgaattgatgtctagatttatgaatattttgtgttatttgaaTTCAGTTATGaagtaatttttatagtctagaggtcggatggaacctggtgtagacgctttcatgaatttttgattttagtgaattgagtttcttctagattaattgtgttttttttagaattgattgtctttttaattatctgatcactaattgatttgttatatttatttgaaatctggaacTCGGGAGAAGAGATTTTGAATaagaccattagaaaatacactgttaattatttatatagctcgggagagtgtataattttaacagagcttttaaaaaagaacatttttttgtgatagatcactgcaagtagattcttaatagggatattggaatttaattgtagttgataaatattatttgttgctcaggagaggaaaataataaacataaGTGTTcatggctattaattgactggaattcatgaagattaatgaATTAGGATTTATTGTttttgaaaccaggtgaaatctaaacctctagaccatttttctctgattgattatatctgaaagttgtgtgcgtgctattaaaactcattgattattttatttttctgcaaaattctcaaatattgattttctagataaagtttggactattttaattacaagcactgaatatttttattttactctctgtgggatcgatacttgattttatcattatattaaaacttgacactcgtacgcttgcgagtatttttcacaacaaatactcatgcatcattcattaagctctaaaagccttaactaagctattgcatactcctaaataatttaagaagaccatagctatacctgcgtccatcatcagcccactgatggcgactacccAACCACTTGGGCATGCTACTATTGCGCCTCCTCAGCTAcgatcacagctccgctacTCGGACaccgctccgctactatgtcagacactgtctgaatatgctaaaatatatattttctactccaactctaaaataagagtactcaaagccctaaaatagatccACGCGGGCAAAGGAGAGGAAAATGGTGCGAGTTGGAAATGAGCTCCTCGGCCTTATTTTATAGACgagggttcggaccgtccgaacctgcctTCAGACCGTTCGAACTCTACATGCATGACAGGTGTCACCTGATAGCTCTTTGGACCGTCCGGCCGGGACTTTGGATAGTCCAATCCCGAtattacatcatccatgacaTCACTCCTTCGGACACCTGGCCGGACCACTGTTCAGACCGTCTGATCCTGGAcatcggatcgttcgaactctAGTTTTGGCCAATCAAATAATTACtttatcttatcttatctgatgaagatcggaccgtcc comes from the Henckelia pumila isolate YLH828 chromosome 1, ASM3356847v2, whole genome shotgun sequence genome and includes:
- the LOC140862138 gene encoding uncharacterized protein, which codes for MGESLHEYWKRFKKLCASCPQHLLSKNILIQYCYECLLPHDTSMLDEASGGVFVDKTPQDARILIENMVVNSQQFGTSRGNGQNMKVCGICTTLGHPTDMCPTLQAGSTEKFNATGGFPGPPQQNYDPYANTYIPVLNPKENVSAIPLRSGKELKVREEVVQAPIKNEDEDKSKVEENEPIQEDAPKALKESRKYEGIKELYDTFRRCEVNIPLLDTINQRKISAKCKHPGMFSIPCKIGDVQLDTAMLDLGESINVMSYSTYAFLKLEPLNETTIVIQMADRSTIYPRGVIEDVLVKVGNSASKTESKLPPDRAKEIPMGKGKNHKEIGIPKKSKKRKHQPKLNVKILKLVKVDKGIRYELP